One Drosophila kikkawai strain 14028-0561.14 chromosome 3L, DkikHiC1v2, whole genome shotgun sequence genomic window carries:
- the LOC108071939 gene encoding uncharacterized protein: MRFRTTVTIGHPQPEPPRNLKLNPALGFGLELRLTALNDDCLLLICEQLSLGDQLRLLQLQEERLGLLVLRLWSCKYSKQFDWSRDRWQLKLLSSDERCQLLELLGSRTRALLNLPGASDEGCRKWLQQRQSQLSHLQRLGFSKSDTLVIQTVARMCQNLVELKLGEGEHLVSRDLNVLFGQLQKLRAFELKSMKNCEKDSSLRNLPPNLETLKLPACLLNSYIAKIFQLSRLRLLTGFLCRSSGHSEDDDGVGDKANARNSGTGTLNACLRELGTARRHHCHIVGLRLQCRLDDSLSSTSTFTDVLRLRYFAWHSQLTVHCDVADGSIRWRPQPPQAVLSLLPFIASQEQSLRELDFTRNAHATPTFLAQLSAHLRRSNGCHSVSVWHDACSTHTHSLSHFSSHSHCPKMTDTDTAETNDLAFVELELLHLPNEQTEVEVGTGEMTMAMRDYHPGQG, encoded by the exons ATGCGCTTCAGGACGACGGTTACCATTGGCCATCCACAGCCAGAGCCACCAAGGAATCTCAAGCTCAATCCAGCACTCGGATTCGGGCTCGAACTTCGATTGACAGCCTTGAACGATGACTGCCTGCTGCTGATTTGCGAACAGCTAAGCCTGGGAGACcagctgcggctgctgcagctgcaggagGAGCGTCTCGGCCTCTTAGTGCTTCGCCTGTGGAGCTGCAAGTACTCCAAGCAATTCGATTGGAGCCGGGACAGGTGGCAATTGAAGCTGCTGAGTTCTGATGAGCGGTGCCAACTTTTGGAACTCCTAGGGAGTCGGACGAGAGCATTGCTCAATCTCCCAGGCGCCAGTGACGAGGGCTGCCGGAAGTGGCTTCAACAGAGGCAAAGCCAGCTTAGTCATCTTCAAAGACTTGGCTTTTCCAAAAGTGATACCTTAGTGATACAAACAGTAGCTAGGATGTGCCAGAACCTGGTTGAGCTAAAACTGGGTGAAGGAGAGCACttagtcagcagagatttgaaTGTGTTATTTGGGCAACTCCAGAAACTGAGAGCCTTTGAGCTAAAGTCTATGAAAAATTGCGAGAAGGACAGCTCTCTGAGAAAT CTTCCCCCAAACCTGGAAACCCTTAAGCTGCCCGCCTGCCTCCTTAACTCCTACATTGCCAAGATCTTCCAATTGTCGCGCCTCCGGCTATTGACGGGCTTTCTGTGTCGGAGTTCAGGACATTCGGAAGATGATGATGGTGTTGGTGACAAAGCAAATGCCAGGAACTCTGGTACAGGAACTCTAAATGCTTGCCTCAGGGAACTTGGCACAGCTCGGCGGCATCACTGTCACATTGTGGGCCTCCGCTTGCAGTGTCGCCTAGATGACAGCCTGTCATCTACATCTACGTTCACGGATGTGCTCCGGCTGCGGTACTTTGCCTGGCACTCGCAGCTGACGGTGCACTGTGATGTCGCGGATGGTAGCATCAGGTGGCGGCCACAGCCACCGCAGGCGGTACTCTCCCTTCTGCCCTTCATTGCCTCACAGGAGCAGAGTCTGCGGGAATTGGATTTCACGCGTAACGCacatgccacgcccacattCCTAGCACAGCTAAGCGCCCACTTGAGGCGATCCAATGGATGCCACAGCGTTTCCGTTTGGCATGACGCCTGCTCCACCCACACCCACTCACTTTCCCATTTCAgttcccattcccattgccCCAAAATgacggatacggatacggcTGAGACAAACGATTTGGCGTTTGTCGAGCTGGAATTGCTGCATTTGCCTAATGAACAAACGGAAGTGGAAGTGGGCACCGGAGAGATGACGATGGCGATGAGGGATTACCATCCCGGCCAGGGATGA